AGGAAGAGGGCAAGGGGGGCGGCGAGGGCGCCAGCGGCGAGCGGGTGCGCCGCACGCTGATCGACACCGGCGAACCAGCCCTCATGCGCCTGGGCCACGGCGTAACCGAGATCGTGCCGGTCACTCATCAGCAGGACGACCGCTGCGGTGCGCAGGCAGTAGGCATAGGCCAGCGCCGCAGCGGCCAGCGCCGCCGACCCACAGCCCAGGGGCGCGACCAACGCGGGATCGATCGTCAACCAGAAGGCGCTGGTGTGCAGCTCGCGATCGGGCTGGGTGACCTCGCCGTAGCCGATGTTCTCGTGGCTATGGAGCTTGATCTTCTTGAAGCCGACGACGCGCTCGACGAGGTGCACCTCGCCCTGAGCCAGGGGCCCGCGCTGCTGCAGCCGCTCCAGCACGCGGAGGCGGCGCTGGGTCATCGCATCGGTGAAGTAGTCGACGTCGACCGCGCGGACATAGGCCTTGCGCTGCTCATGATTGAGTTCAAGGACCTCGTACTGCCGGCCCTCGATTTGATGGATCGCGTGGTCATGCAGGACCTGCGGCGCATCTCGGTAGTCGACCTCGGCGAGGACCTCTGCCCGCGCGCGCTCGACGACGAGGAAGTTCTCCTCGAGCGGACCGCGCAGCGCGACGTCGTTGGCAGGGAACTCGGCTCCGACGTAGTGATAGCTCTCGCGGCCGCGGTGCAGCAGCCCCGCGTCGGCCAGCGTGGCCAACGCGGCCTGCGCCTCGCTCGGAGCGAGCGAACCATAGGCCTCGCGCTGGGTGAAGGGGAGCTCGTAGGCAGCGCACTTGAGGTGCGGAACGAGCACGGCGACGTTGTCGGGGTCGGTGCACGCATGCTCCGCGCCCTGACCGAAGAGGTACTCGGGTTCGCTGGCGACGAATTGGTCGAGCGGATCGCTGCCGAGGACCAGCAGGGCGAGGCTCGGGCGCTGCTGACGCCCCGCGCGCCCGGCGCGCTGCCAGGCGGCTGCCCGGCTCCCAGGCCAGCCGGCCATCACGATCGCGTCGAAGCTGCCGATGTCGATGCCGAGCTCGAGCGCCGAGGTTGCCACCACGACGTCGGTTTCGCCGGCGCGCATCGCACGCTCGACCGCTCGACGCCGCTCCGGGAGGTAGCCCCCACGGTAGCCACGCACGCGCGAGGTTGCCGCCAGGTCAGTCGAGTCGCGACCCTCGGCAGCAGCGGCGGACGCGGAGGCCGCGCCTGCCAGCATCGCCTGCAGCGAGGGCGCTGGAGCGGCGAGGCGCTCGGCGCGCGTCTGGTCAGCGCGGAGGGTCTCGCGCAGGTAGTGCACCGCCACCTCCACCGAGCGCCGGCTGCGGCAGAAGAGCAGTGTGCTGACGCCCTGCGCCACGAGCTCGCGTGTCAGCCCGCAGGCGGTCTTGAGGCAACTCGCACGCAAGCCCAGGCCGGGATCGATGGCGGGCGGGTTGTAGAGCAGGAAGTGGCGATCCCCGCGCGGCGCGCCGTGGTCCGCGACGCACTGCACGGGGGAGCTCCAGAGCTGCGTCGCCAGCTCAGCGGGGTTGGCGATCGTTGCGCTCGTCGCGACGAGACGCGGGCTCGCGCCATGAAAAGTGGCGACGCGCCGTAGTCGGCGCAGCACGTTGGCGAGGTGGCTGCCAAAGATCCCGCGGTAGCTGTGCACCTCGTCGACGACGACGAAGCGCAGCCCGGCGAGGAACTCGGCCCAGAGCGGATGGTGCGGCAGGATGCCGGCATGGAGCATCTCCGGGTTCGTGGCGAGGATACGCGCCCGGCGTGCGCTGCGGCGTTCGCCTGGCGGCGTATCACCATCATAGACCGCGATCCCGAGCGGCAGCTCGAGCCCACGAGCGAGCGCGCGCGCGGTCTCGATCTGGTCGCGCGCCAACGCCTTGGTCGGAAAGAGGTAGAGCGCGCGGGCGGTCGGGTCGGCGAGCAGCGCGTCGAAGACGGGCAGGTTGTAGCAGAGCGTCTTGCCCGAGGCTGTCGGGGTGGCGACGACGAGATCCTCGCGCCGCTGCAAGGCCGCGTAGACGGCTGCCTGATGGCGATAGAGCGTAGCGATGCCCTGCGCCTCGAGGGCGCGCCGCAGCCGCGGGTCGAGCCCGCCTGGAAGCGGCTCGCTGCGCGCGCGCTCGGCGGCAAGGAGCCGGTGCGCGACGATGTGGCGCTGGTGTGGGCCGCTCAGCCAGCGTTCGACCAGGGGCGTGATCGCTGTGGGTTGAGCTGAGGGGTCGCGCAGGGGGACTGCCGTCATGTCATGACCTGTACAGATGTGAGGTGGTGAATGGATGTACAGTATTGCCGCGGCCGCCCTCGGTCAACTTTCCGCTGGGGCTTTCCGCTGCTTTGACAGTCCGCGTGGGCTTGCAGTAGAAGCGGAACGAGCGCGCGGCAGGGAGATCCGGATGCAGTCGATGACGGGTTTTGGTCGCGCCACGTTCGGCGTTGGGGGCGCCGCCTACCGTGTCGAGCTGCGCTCGCTCAACAGCCGTTTTCTCGACCTCAAGGTGCGCTTGCCCTGGTTCGATGGCGAGCTCGAAACCCGTATTTCCGCTGCAGTACGTGAACGCCTCGCGCGAGGGCGCGTCGACCTGGCGCTGTGGGATGACCAGGCTCCGGCTGGCGGCGGGGCGTCGCGGCTCGACCACGCGCTGGCGCTGCGCGCCGCCGCGGCGCTCGACGAGCTCGCTGAGCTTTGCGGCGGTGATCGCGCCTGCGCCGCGACGCTGCTTGGACCCGTTGCGGGGATCTTCACGCTCGGCGCGAGCCGACCGGAGAGTGCGGCGCTTTGGGAGGGCAGCGACGCCAAGGGCCTCCGCCACGCCCTCGGCGCGGCGCTCGACCAGCTGCTGGTGATGCGCGCCCGCGAGGGGGCGGCGCTCGCCACGGAGCTGCGGCAACAGCTCGTTCGACTGCGCACGCTGGCCGCAAAGATGGCGCCGCTCGCCGCCGAGGAGCCCTCGCGCCGACAGCGGTTGCTCGCTGGACGCTTGGCCCAGCTCGCCGCGAGCCCCGTGGACCCGCAGCGCTTGGCGCAAGAGGTCGCGATCCTCGCCGAGCGCGCGGACGTCAGCGAGGAGCTGGCGCGGCTGGAGAGCCACTTTGACCAGCTCGAGGCGGTGCTCGGGGCCGCTGAGCCGATCGGCCGGCGCCTCGAGTTCCTGCTCCAAGAGGTGCATCGCGAGCTGAATACGCTGGCCACGAAGGCGACCTCTGCGGAGCTCGGGGTGCTCGTGCTGGACGCCAAGTCCTGGCTGGAGAAGATGCGTGAGCAGGCGCAGAATGTCGAATAGGTCACGAGTGTCGAACAGGTCACATCGGTGTCGGCGCGGAAGCGGTGCCTCCTGCTGCGCGTGGCGGCTGCCTTCGATCCAGGCGGGGTGAAGCGTGGTGACGACTGATCGGGGTTTGCTCTTGGTCGTATCCTCGCCCTCGGGCGCGGGGAAGACCACGCTCTGTCGCCGCCTGCAGCAGGAGTTTCCGGCGCTGGCGTTCTCGGTCTCGTACACGACGCGCCCGCCGCGCAGTGGTGAACACGCGGGTCACGACTACCATTTCGTCTCACCGGAGAAGTTCCAAGCCATGGTCGCCGCGGGACGCTTCGCCGAGTG
The Pseudomonadota bacterium DNA segment above includes these coding regions:
- a CDS encoding YicC family protein, with product MQSMTGFGRATFGVGGAAYRVELRSLNSRFLDLKVRLPWFDGELETRISAAVRERLARGRVDLALWDDQAPAGGGASRLDHALALRAAAALDELAELCGGDRACAATLLGPVAGIFTLGASRPESAALWEGSDAKGLRHALGAALDQLLVMRAREGAALATELRQQLVRLRTLAAKMAPLAAEEPSRRQRLLAGRLAQLAASPVDPQRLAQEVAILAERADVSEELARLESHFDQLEAVLGAAEPIGRRLEFLLQEVHRELNTLATKATSAELGVLVLDAKSWLEKMREQAQNVE
- a CDS encoding DEAD/DEAH box helicase encodes the protein MTAVPLRDPSAQPTAITPLVERWLSGPHQRHIVAHRLLAAERARSEPLPGGLDPRLRRALEAQGIATLYRHQAAVYAALQRREDLVVATPTASGKTLCYNLPVFDALLADPTARALYLFPTKALARDQIETARALARGLELPLGIAVYDGDTPPGERRSARRARILATNPEMLHAGILPHHPLWAEFLAGLRFVVVDEVHSYRGIFGSHLANVLRRLRRVATFHGASPRLVATSATIANPAELATQLWSSPVQCVADHGAPRGDRHFLLYNPPAIDPGLGLRASCLKTACGLTRELVAQGVSTLLFCRSRRSVEVAVHYLRETLRADQTRAERLAAPAPSLQAMLAGAASASAAAAEGRDSTDLAATSRVRGYRGGYLPERRRAVERAMRAGETDVVVATSALELGIDIGSFDAIVMAGWPGSRAAAWQRAGRAGRQQRPSLALLVLGSDPLDQFVASEPEYLFGQGAEHACTDPDNVAVLVPHLKCAAYELPFTQREAYGSLAPSEAQAALATLADAGLLHRGRESYHYVGAEFPANDVALRGPLEENFLVVERARAEVLAEVDYRDAPQVLHDHAIHQIEGRQYEVLELNHEQRKAYVRAVDVDYFTDAMTQRRLRVLERLQQRGPLAQGEVHLVERVVGFKKIKLHSHENIGYGEVTQPDRELHTSAFWLTIDPALVAPLGCGSAALAAAALAYAYCLRTAAVVLLMSDRHDLGYAVAQAHEGWFAGVDQRAAHPLAAGALAAPLALFLYDAYAGGTGLSERLFECAADLLQRTARQLARCACHAGCPACVGPGRSATIKGDAARLSTLLQSSLVAASTGLRAVAQAS